The following coding sequences lie in one Oryctolagus cuniculus chromosome 7, mOryCun1.1, whole genome shotgun sequence genomic window:
- the TMED5 gene encoding transmembrane emp24 domain-containing protein 5 has product MDEKTWLPVPVLLLAALPQVLLPGAAGFTPSLDSDFTFTLPAGQKECFYQPMPLKASLEIEYQVLDGAGLDIDFHLASPEGKTLVFEQRKSDGVHTVETEDGDYMFCFDNTFSTISEKVIFFELILDNMGEQAQEQEDWKKYITGTDMLDMKLEDILESINSIKSRLSKSGHIQTLLRAFEARDRNIQESNFDRVNFWSMVNLVVMVVVSAIQVYMLKSLFDDKRKSRT; this is encoded by the exons ATGGACGAGAAGACTTGGCTGCCCGTCCCCGTGCTCCTCCTGGCCGCTCTGCCGCAAGTGCTGCTGCCGGGGGCGGCAGGCTTCACTCCCTCCTTAGACAGTGACTTCACCTTTACCCTTCCGGCCGGCCAGAAGGAGTGTTTCTACCAGCCCATGCCCCTGAAGGCCTCGCTGGAGATCGAGTACCAG GTTTTAGATGGAGCAGGGTTAGATATTGATTTTCATCTTGCCTCTCCAGAAGGCAAAACCTTAGTTTTTGAACAAAGAAAATCAGATGGCGTTCACAC TGTAGAGACTGAAGATGGTGACTACATGTTCTGCTTTGACAATACATTTAGCACTATTTCTGAGAAGGTGATTTTCTTTGAATTAATCCTTGATAATATGGGAGAGCAGGCACAAGAACAAGAAGATTGGAAGAAATATATTACCGGCACAGATATGCTAGACATGAAACTGGAAGATATCCTG GAATCAATTAACAGCATCAAGTCCAGACTAAGCAAAAGTGGCCACATCCAAACTCTGCTGAGAGCATTTGAAGCTCGTGATCGAAACATACAAGAAAGCAACTTTGATAGAGTCAATTTCTGGTCTATGGTTAatttggtggtgatggtggtggtgtcaGCCATTCAAGTTTATATGCTGAAGAGCTTATTTGATGATAAGAGGAAAAGTAGAACTTAA